One part of the Rutidosis leptorrhynchoides isolate AG116_Rl617_1_P2 chromosome 1, CSIRO_AGI_Rlap_v1, whole genome shotgun sequence genome encodes these proteins:
- the LOC139843984 gene encoding uncharacterized protein: protein MAGDEESFGVTKIENAPDVNSPFYIHASDHPQQMHVNETLIDNNYIVPRDVEFSLCQKQSGFIDGSIKKPDQGSSTYMLWMRCDVMVKGWLITAMEKDIKTSVKYANAASEIWSDLKEWFGKESAPRAYELKQKLSLTHQDGSTVSVYYTKLRALWDEIDSMLSVPKCTCGLCTIKDKERLYEFFMGLDSQFSVIITQILAMNPVLNLRNAYHLVAEDERQRAISTDKRSGDEVAAFKASSHMRREGNRQQKRDSSFSKYTKKIETTESYTHCGKKGHTRDRCFKRIGYPEWWPGNKKKEEAKPKVAFAESKNHSPIPGLTKEQYDTLQALFECRNVCRFSKDLKCALTFFPDFCVMQKLYMRNLIVAGECKEGLYIGSKKKDMTTTIDIWHKRLGHASSDKLTHIDFLNNSLFNKSCDSCSKAKHTRLPFSSSSIKSNECFEVIHCEI, encoded by the exons ATGGCTGGTGATGAAGAATCCTTTGGAGTAACAAAAATAGAGAACGCACCAGACGTTAATTCTCCATTTTACATACATGCTTCTGATCACCCACAACAAATGCACGTCAATGAAACCCTCATTGATAACAACTATATAGTCCCAAGAGATGTTGAATTTTCTCTTTGCCAAAAACAAAGTGGGTTCATCGACGGGTCAATAAAGAAACCAGATCAGGGATCATCCACATACATGCTTTGGATGCGATGTGATGTGATGGTAAAGGGGTGGCTAATCACTGCAATGGAAAAGGATATTAAAACAAGTGTTAAGTATGCCAACGCAGCTTCTGAAATTTGGAGTGATTTAAAAGAATGGTTTGGGAAGGAGAGTGCACCAAGAGCGTATGAGTTAAAGCAGAAACTTTCGTTGACCCATCAAGATGGATCCACTGTCTCAGTTTACTACACCAAACTACGTGCCCTTTGGGACGAAATAGACTCCATGTTATCCGTACCCAAGTGCACATGTGGACTTTGTACAATCAAGGATAAGGAACGCTTATATGAATTTTTCATGGGACTTGACTCTCAATTCAGCGTAATAATAACACAAATTCTTGCTATGAATCCCGTTTTAAACCTTAGGAATGCTTATCATCTGGTTGCGGAAGATGAGCGACAAAGGGCTATTTCCACTGATAAGAGATCAGGTGACGAGGTTGCTGCTTTTAAGGCTTCATCACATATGAGACGAGAAGGAAATAGACAACAGAAACGTGATAGTTCTTTTTCAAAGTACACTAAGAAGATTGAAACCACGGAAAGTTACACTCATTGTGGAAAAAAAGGTCATACACGAGATCGGTGTTTTAAACGAATTGGTTATCCTGAATGGTGGCCAGGAAACAAGAAAAAAGAAGAAGCGAAACCGAAAGTTGCCTTTGCAGAATCTAAAAACCATTCACCCATCCCGGGATTAACAAAGGAGCAATATGACACTTTGCAAGCACTTTTCGAATGCAGAAACGTCTG TCGGTTTAGCAAAGATCTCAAATGTGCTTTAACATTTTTTCCTGATTTTTGTGTCATGCAGAAACTATACATGAGGAACTTGATTGTTGCGGGTGAGTGCAAAGAAGGTTTATACATTGGAAGTAAGAAGAAAGATATGACTACCACCATCGACATTTGGCATAAGAGATTAGGACATGCTTCTAGTGATAAACTTACTCATATTGATTTTCTTAACAATAGTTTGTTTAATAAAAGTTGTGATTCTTGTTCTAAAGCAAAACACACGAGACTTCCGTTTTCAAGTAGTAGTATTAAATcgaatgaatgttttgaagtaattcaTTGTGAAATTTGA